From Ruminococcus sp. HUN007, a single genomic window includes:
- a CDS encoding ATP-dependent Clp protease ATP-binding subunit: protein MILCNRCKKRPAVVFITAMNGGTQKNEGLCMYCARELQIPQIKDYMEQLGITDDEIDQLSEQMMELVDGDSFEPGGASTVLPPFIQDMINGSSDPKNGKGGFGSLFGNAFEKSESKKKSESKKKDKKLKFLENYCTNLSRRAEEGKIDNIVGRDREISRVVQILSRRTKNNPCLIGEPGVGKTAIAEGIAQRINKGDVPFSLKDKKVYLMDLTSLVAGTQFRGQFESRMKGLVDEVRSEGNIILFIDEVHSLVGTGDSEGSMNAANILKPALSRGEVQVIGATTFAEYRKYIEKDSALERRFQPVTVDEPTVDETFEILKGIRGHYEEFHRVRINDELLKMCAVLSERYINDRFLPDKAIDLLDEGCALAAIESRELAEYDSKSAELDDLVEKAREIEEEDEVDYEKLAKIKADIIRVGEELDDAAKKKDNARVSEENIARVIELWTGIPANKVVGPELQKIAHLEEALKKRVIGQDEAVETLAKAIRRKRVQLSKRRRPASFIFVGPTGVGKTELVKVLASEMFDSTEPLIRFDMTEFMEKHAVSKLIGSPPGYVGYDEAGQLTEKVRRQPYSVILFDEIEKAHPDVMNILLQILDEGKLNDSQGRNINFENTIVVMTSNAGSADKSTGVGFNKTTEDISKERAMKGLREFLRPEFMSRIDEVITFSPLEKDSYAKIAGLMLEEMREALAEKDIGLKYDDTVLEVIAEKSYDRKSGARDIRRVIRDNVEDKVAGTIIDNPESVITALIITADKEKNEITVSFESAGEKLSDKKEAAASGIDLSK from the coding sequence ATGATTTTATGCAACAGATGTAAAAAGAGACCGGCTGTTGTTTTTATAACAGCGATGAACGGCGGTACACAGAAAAACGAGGGGCTTTGCATGTACTGTGCAAGGGAACTTCAGATACCGCAGATAAAGGATTACATGGAGCAGCTCGGTATTACCGATGACGAGATCGATCAGCTTTCAGAACAGATGATGGAACTTGTTGACGGTGATTCGTTTGAACCGGGCGGAGCAAGTACAGTTCTTCCTCCTTTTATTCAGGACATGATCAACGGTTCGTCAGATCCGAAGAACGGAAAGGGCGGATTCGGATCGCTTTTCGGAAATGCATTCGAAAAATCAGAATCGAAGAAGAAAAGCGAATCAAAGAAAAAAGATAAGAAACTCAAGTTTCTGGAAAACTACTGTACGAATCTCAGCAGAAGAGCTGAAGAGGGCAAGATAGACAATATCGTCGGACGCGACAGGGAAATAAGCCGTGTCGTACAGATCCTTTCAAGAAGGACCAAGAACAATCCGTGCCTTATCGGTGAACCGGGTGTAGGTAAAACAGCTATCGCCGAAGGTATTGCACAGCGTATAAACAAGGGTGATGTTCCGTTCAGCCTTAAGGATAAGAAAGTATATCTTATGGACCTTACATCACTGGTGGCAGGAACACAGTTCCGCGGACAGTTTGAAAGCCGTATGAAGGGACTTGTTGATGAGGTCAGATCAGAGGGAAATATAATTCTTTTCATCGACGAGGTACACAGTCTCGTAGGTACAGGTGATTCCGAAGGTTCAATGAACGCCGCCAACATTCTTAAACCTGCCCTTTCACGAGGCGAGGTACAGGTCATCGGTGCCACCACATTTGCTGAATACAGAAAATACATCGAAAAGGACAGCGCGCTTGAAAGACGTTTCCAGCCGGTAACTGTAGATGAGCCGACTGTTGATGAGACATTCGAGATACTCAAGGGAATCAGGGGACACTACGAGGAATTCCACCGTGTAAGGATAAACGATGAACTCCTGAAAATGTGTGCAGTTCTTTCAGAACGTTATATAAACGACAGATTCCTTCCGGACAAGGCGATAGACCTTCTCGACGAGGGCTGTGCTCTTGCGGCTATCGAAAGCAGGGAACTTGCCGAATACGACAGCAAGTCAGCCGAACTCGATGATCTTGTCGAAAAAGCCCGTGAAATTGAAGAGGAAGATGAAGTAGACTACGAAAAGCTTGCAAAAATAAAGGCTGATATAATCAGAGTCGGGGAAGAACTTGACGACGCAGCAAAGAAGAAGGATAATGCAAGGGTTTCAGAAGAAAACATTGCAAGAGTCATCGAACTCTGGACAGGCATTCCGGCCAACAAGGTAGTCGGACCGGAACTTCAGAAGATAGCGCATCTTGAAGAAGCTCTTAAGAAGAGAGTCATCGGTCAGGACGAAGCAGTTGAAACACTTGCAAAGGCTATAAGAAGAAAGAGAGTCCAGCTTTCCAAGAGACGCAGACCGGCTTCATTCATCTTTGTCGGACCTACAGGTGTCGGCAAGACTGAGCTTGTAAAGGTACTCGCTTCCGAAATGTTTGACTCGACAGAACCGCTTATCAGATTCGACATGACTGAATTCATGGAGAAGCATGCGGTTTCAAAACTTATCGGTTCTCCTCCGGGATATGTAGGCTACGATGAGGCAGGTCAGCTCACTGAAAAGGTAAGAAGACAGCCATACTCGGTAATTCTGTTCGATGAGATCGAAAAGGCACATCCTGATGTTATGAATATCCTTCTTCAGATACTTGACGAAGGCAAGCTCAACGATTCACAGGGCAGAAACATAAACTTTGAAAACACGATAGTTGTAATGACATCAAATGCAGGATCTGCAGACAAGTCCACAGGTGTCGGCTTCAACAAGACTACCGAGGACATTTCAAAGGAAAGAGCGATGAAGGGCCTCCGTGAATTCCTCCGTCCGGAATTCATGAGCAGAATCGATGAAGTCATCACATTCTCGCCTCTTGAAAAGGATTCCTACGCAAAGATCGCAGGTCTCATGCTCGAAGAGATGAGAGAAGCTCTTGCTGAAAAGGATATCGGACTTAAGTATGACGATACTGTTCTTGAAGTGATAGCAGAAAAGTCCTACGACAGAAAATCCGGAGCCCGCGACATCCGCAGAGTTATCCGTGACAACGTTGAGGACAAGGTGGCAGGTACAATAATCGACAATCCTGAAAGCGTGATCACAGCTCTTATCATAACAGCCGATAAGGAAAAGAACGAGATCACGGTTTCATTCGAATCTGCCGGCGAAAAACTGTCAGACAAAAAGGAAGCTGCGGCTTCAGGGATCGATCTAAGCAAGTAA